In the Geobacter sp. FeAm09 genome, one interval contains:
- a CDS encoding YybS family protein: protein MARLLAVILGTAATFALFAVSFVLPPLGFFTGLLAPFPVVYYRLRQGRGPAFAILALAGAALTAAVSPNAGAIYLLQCGVIALLLPELLLRGHSAARTIAWTTGVSAAVVAVVTGILALVSNQDLQQALSGEISTSISRALALYEKSGVKGEELSMVKKSMDMAAALLIRIYPSLVTILLGIMAGCNLALIRRPAFLMGYRFNLGNFKDLRLPEPLVWLLIAAGFAMLVPNEFVTIPALNVLVVTATLYFLQGLAVIQTIIARQAFYSVIRLFFWVMLLVQPYLAAIVAVLGIFDLWGDFRTPKKQENL, encoded by the coding sequence TTTTTACGGGGCTTCTGGCCCCTTTTCCGGTGGTGTACTACCGGCTGCGTCAGGGACGCGGCCCGGCTTTTGCCATCCTTGCGCTGGCTGGCGCCGCTTTGACGGCGGCGGTCAGCCCCAACGCGGGCGCCATCTATCTGCTGCAGTGCGGAGTTATCGCCCTGTTGCTGCCGGAACTGCTGCTGCGGGGGCATAGCGCGGCCCGGACCATCGCCTGGACCACGGGTGTGAGTGCGGCCGTCGTGGCTGTCGTCACCGGTATCCTTGCGCTGGTCAGCAATCAGGATCTGCAGCAGGCCCTTTCCGGGGAGATTTCCACAAGCATCTCCCGGGCGCTCGCCCTGTACGAGAAGAGCGGCGTCAAAGGCGAGGAACTGTCCATGGTCAAGAAGTCCATGGACATGGCCGCCGCGCTGCTCATCAGGATTTATCCATCGTTGGTGACCATCCTGCTCGGGATTATGGCGGGATGCAATCTGGCACTCATACGCCGTCCGGCATTCCTGATGGGATACCGGTTCAACCTGGGCAATTTCAAGGATCTCCGGCTGCCGGAGCCCTTGGTCTGGCTTCTGATTGCCGCCGGGTTCGCCATGCTGGTGCCCAATGAGTTCGTCACGATACCGGCTCTCAACGTGCTGGTCGTGACGGCAACGCTTTACTTTTTGCAGGGGCTGGCGGTTATTCAGACCATCATTGCCCGCCAGGCCTTCTACAGCGTCATACGCCTGTTTTTCTGGGTGATGCTGCTGGTACAACCGTATCTCGCGGCCATTGTTGCCGTTCTTGGCATATTTGATCTGTGGGGAGACTTCCGTACCCCCAAAAAACAGGAAAACCTGTAA
- the rplI gene encoding 50S ribosomal protein L9 produces the protein MKVILKENIETLGHIGDIVKVAPGYARNYLVPKGFAIEATEKNAKALEHAKRQLAYKKNKSLEAARALAAKLEGVAIELVHQAGEEGKLFGSVTNMEIAAFLTEKGFDIDRKKIVLAEPIKQVGEVSVPVKIHPEVVANLKVTVTAA, from the coding sequence ATGAAGGTCATTCTGAAGGAAAACATCGAAACCCTCGGCCACATCGGCGACATCGTCAAGGTTGCGCCCGGCTATGCCCGCAACTATCTGGTCCCCAAAGGGTTTGCCATCGAGGCGACCGAGAAGAACGCCAAGGCGCTGGAACACGCCAAACGCCAGTTGGCCTACAAGAAGAACAAATCCCTGGAGGCCGCCCGCGCCCTGGCCGCCAAACTGGAAGGGGTTGCCATCGAGCTGGTCCACCAGGCCGGCGAAGAAGGGAAACTCTTCGGTTCCGTCACCAACATGGAGATCGCCGCATTCCTCACCGAAAAAGGCTTTGACATCGACCGCAAGAAGATCGTTCTCGCCGAACCGATCAAGCAGGTGGGCGAGGTCAGCGTCCCGGTCAAGATCCACCCCGAAGTTGTGGCAAACCTCAAGGTGACCGTCACGGCCGCCTGA
- a CDS encoding aminodeoxychorismate/anthranilate synthase component II codes for MLLMIDNYDSFTFNIVQYFGQLGEDVRVYRNDKITVEEIEALQPERLVISPGPCSPGEAGISVQAIKHFAGRIPILGVCLGHQAIGEAFGGNVIRSVSLMHGKTSPISHDGREIFAGLPNPFQATRYHSLVVERSSLPECLEVTAWVENGEIMGMRHRTLPLWGVQFHPESILTEGGMKLLENFLEISRR; via the coding sequence ATGCTGCTGATGATCGACAACTACGATTCCTTTACCTTCAATATCGTCCAATATTTCGGCCAACTGGGCGAAGACGTGCGCGTCTACCGCAACGACAAGATCACCGTGGAAGAGATCGAGGCCCTCCAGCCGGAACGTCTCGTGATCTCCCCCGGCCCCTGCTCCCCCGGCGAAGCGGGCATATCGGTCCAGGCGATCAAACATTTCGCCGGCCGGATTCCGATCCTGGGCGTCTGCCTCGGCCACCAGGCCATCGGGGAGGCGTTCGGGGGAAACGTGATCCGGAGCGTATCCCTGATGCACGGCAAGACCTCGCCCATCAGCCACGACGGCCGGGAGATCTTTGCCGGGCTGCCGAACCCTTTCCAGGCCACCCGCTACCATTCCCTGGTGGTGGAACGGAGCAGTCTGCCGGAGTGCCTGGAGGTCACGGCATGGGTCGAGAACGGGGAGATCATGGGGATGCGGCACCGGACCCTCCCCCTGTGGGGCGTGCAGTTCCATCCCGAATCGATCCTGACCGAAGGGGGGATGAAGCTTTTGGAGAACTTCCTGGAGATAAGCCGGCGGTAA
- the trpE gene encoding anthranilate synthase component I, translating to MFFPPIDTFRTLSRKGNLIPVYREIMADMDTPVTAFKKLDDGRFSFLLESIEGGEKWGRYSFLGSSPSCIIRSKGHTVEIIENNVTTAVTTDDPLGAIRTLLARFTPVEVEGLPRFFGGAVGYLGYDMVRHFEHLPTEKPAVLDAYEAYFLVTDTIVIFDTMTQKIKVVSNAHLDGVITPEEAYRQATEKIEAIIRRLRAPLPPATATPSGGPVELHSNVTREAYEAAVEKAKEYVRAGDIIQVVPSQRFSGRLSADPFDVYRVLRTLNPSPYMFFLKLDGTVIAGASPEVMVRKEGDRVELRPIAGTRPRGATPQEDDRLAEELLADPKERAEHVMLVDLGRNDLGRVCATGTVSVSELMVIERYSHVMHIVSNVQGRLGGGHDAFDVVRAAFPAGTLSGAPKIRAMEIIDELEPVRREIYGGAVGYFSFSGNMDLAITIRTLVIKDGMVHIQAGGGVVADSDPAAEWQETVNKAMAARRALEIAEKGLE from the coding sequence ATGTTTTTTCCCCCCATCGACACCTTTCGCACCCTGTCCCGAAAAGGCAACCTGATCCCGGTCTACCGGGAAATCATGGCCGATATGGATACGCCGGTCACTGCCTTTAAAAAGCTCGACGACGGGCGTTTCTCCTTTCTGCTCGAAAGTATCGAAGGGGGCGAGAAGTGGGGCCGCTATTCCTTTCTCGGCTCCAGTCCCTCGTGCATCATCCGCTCGAAAGGGCATACCGTCGAGATCATCGAGAACAACGTCACGACCGCCGTAACCACCGACGATCCGCTCGGCGCCATCCGTACCCTGCTAGCCCGCTTCACCCCGGTGGAGGTGGAGGGACTGCCCCGTTTCTTCGGCGGCGCGGTCGGCTACCTGGGGTACGACATGGTGCGTCACTTCGAGCATCTGCCCACGGAAAAACCGGCCGTGCTGGACGCCTACGAAGCCTATTTTCTGGTGACCGACACCATCGTCATCTTCGATACCATGACCCAGAAGATCAAGGTGGTTTCCAATGCCCACCTGGATGGCGTCATCACCCCGGAAGAGGCCTACCGGCAGGCAACGGAGAAGATAGAAGCCATCATCCGCCGGCTGCGCGCCCCGCTGCCGCCGGCCACGGCCACCCCCTCCGGCGGACCGGTCGAACTGCACTCCAACGTCACCCGGGAGGCGTACGAGGCGGCCGTGGAAAAGGCCAAGGAGTATGTCCGGGCCGGGGACATCATCCAGGTCGTCCCCTCCCAGCGTTTCAGCGGGCGACTCTCGGCCGACCCGTTCGACGTGTACCGCGTACTGCGCACCCTCAACCCCTCCCCCTATATGTTCTTCCTGAAACTGGACGGCACGGTCATCGCCGGTGCCTCGCCCGAGGTCATGGTGCGCAAGGAGGGGGACCGGGTCGAGCTCCGCCCCATCGCCGGCACGCGCCCCCGGGGCGCCACGCCCCAGGAGGACGACCGCCTGGCCGAGGAGCTCTTGGCCGACCCCAAGGAACGGGCCGAACATGTCATGCTGGTGGACCTGGGGCGCAACGACCTGGGGCGCGTCTGCGCCACGGGGACGGTCTCGGTGTCGGAACTGATGGTCATCGAACGCTACTCCCACGTCATGCACATCGTCTCCAACGTGCAGGGGCGCCTGGGCGGCGGCCATGACGCCTTCGACGTCGTGCGGGCCGCGTTTCCGGCCGGCACCCTCTCCGGTGCGCCCAAGATCAGGGCCATGGAGATCATCGACGAACTGGAACCGGTGCGCCGGGAGATCTACGGCGGCGCCGTGGGCTATTTCTCCTTTTCCGGCAACATGGACCTGGCCATCACCATCCGCACCCTGGTAATCAAGGACGGCATGGTGCACATCCAGGCCGGGGGCGGCGTCGTGGCCGATTCCGACCCGGCTGCCGAGTGGCAGGAAACCGTCAACAAGGCCATGGCCGCCCGGAGGGCGCTGGAAATCGCCGAGAAAGGGCTTGAATAA
- a CDS encoding chemotaxis protein CheV produces MKQTNILLESDTNELEIVEFRIDEMDAHNNLVPCHYGVNVAKVREIIRLPQMSRVVNAKPGVEGMIKLRDKVITVINLAKVLGKDTGDLVADRVVVLEFNNLMVGVLVHSVSRIYRISWKNVEPPAHSVHSDQVTGLVKMDDRIILVLDFEKIVGELCSESALRPLSESALLPSEGDATDRSQKTILVADDSLFIRNTLCQALRSAGYVVTEAENGAEAWDIIQERLTWCGQDGSPFRSHISMMITDVEMPQMDGLHLTSRVRKEETLKDLPVVIFSSLASEDNKRKWIGLGANHILTKPDLPNLVRVADELTR; encoded by the coding sequence ATGAAACAGACCAACATACTGCTGGAGAGCGACACCAACGAGCTTGAGATCGTCGAGTTCAGGATCGACGAGATGGATGCCCACAATAATCTCGTACCCTGCCACTACGGCGTCAACGTCGCCAAGGTCCGGGAGATCATCCGCCTGCCCCAGATGTCGCGGGTCGTCAATGCCAAACCGGGCGTGGAGGGGATGATCAAGCTGCGGGACAAGGTCATCACCGTCATCAACCTCGCCAAGGTGCTCGGCAAGGATACGGGCGACCTGGTGGCGGACCGGGTGGTGGTCCTCGAGTTCAACAACCTGATGGTCGGGGTCCTGGTTCACTCCGTTTCCCGCATCTACCGGATCTCATGGAAAAATGTCGAGCCGCCGGCCCACTCGGTGCACAGCGATCAGGTCACCGGCCTGGTGAAGATGGACGACCGCATCATCCTGGTGCTGGATTTCGAGAAGATCGTGGGAGAGCTCTGCTCGGAGAGCGCCTTGCGGCCGCTTTCCGAAAGCGCCCTGCTGCCATCCGAAGGTGACGCTACGGACCGCTCCCAAAAAACCATTCTGGTGGCCGACGACTCCCTGTTCATCCGCAATACCCTGTGCCAGGCCCTGCGCTCGGCCGGCTATGTCGTGACCGAAGCGGAAAACGGGGCCGAGGCCTGGGACATCATTCAGGAGAGGCTCACCTGGTGCGGCCAGGACGGCAGCCCCTTCAGATCCCACATCAGCATGATGATCACCGATGTGGAGATGCCGCAGATGGACGGCCTGCACCTCACCTCGCGCGTGCGCAAGGAAGAGACGCTGAAGGACCTGCCGGTCGTGATCTTCTCGTCCCTTGCCTCCGAGGACAACAAGCGCAAGTGGATCGGGCTGGGGGCCAATCATATCCTGACCAAGCCCGACCTGCCCAACCTCGTCAGGGTGGCGGACGAGTTGACCCGGTAG
- a CDS encoding sigma-54 dependent transcriptional regulator, whose translation MTDTQKNQKNGKAPLVLFVDDNADFLEEIRFVLLSNSICEMVTLTDSSQVLAELEKGIYSAVFLDWIMPGVSGADLLPVIAQKYPALPVIIMTGVSDVDTVVNCMKQGAMDYITKPLDSSRLISSINNAFKILELSNQNQQLQNYLLGDPLAQPDAFKDLLTRSDKMLSIFKLVETIAPSRYPVLITGETGVGKELIARAIHKASGLQGSFTPLNVAGLDAHMFEDTLFGHKRGAFTGANELRQGLIAKAQGGTLFLDEIGDLAPESQIKLLRLLQENEYYRLGSDVLLKSDTRIIVASNRDFKKLVAEGQFREDLYHRICYHKLHIPPLRERREDILPLVNHYINVAAKAMGKRAPRIAAELRWLLEDYEYPGNVRELINKVSSAVVVNKTGLLVQGDFPDLAVKSRTMIDAGTKVANSQFSLHVVFPTFPSMGQIEKLMFEEALKVTGGKKGPAADLLGVCRQTVQKKLTELEKMN comes from the coding sequence ATGACCGATACGCAAAAAAACCAGAAAAACGGCAAGGCGCCCCTTGTTCTGTTTGTCGATGATAACGCCGACTTCCTGGAAGAGATCCGTTTCGTGCTCCTTTCCAACTCCATCTGCGAAATGGTGACGCTCACCGACAGCAGCCAGGTGCTGGCGGAGCTGGAAAAGGGCATCTACTCGGCCGTGTTTCTCGACTGGATCATGCCGGGGGTTTCGGGTGCCGACCTGCTGCCGGTCATCGCCCAGAAGTACCCGGCCCTTCCGGTCATCATCATGACCGGGGTCAGCGATGTGGATACGGTGGTGAACTGCATGAAGCAGGGGGCCATGGACTACATCACCAAGCCCCTGGATTCGTCCCGGCTCATCTCCAGTATCAACAACGCCTTCAAGATCCTCGAACTCTCGAACCAGAACCAGCAGCTCCAGAACTATCTCCTGGGCGATCCCCTGGCCCAGCCCGATGCCTTCAAGGATCTCCTGACCCGCAGCGACAAGATGCTGTCCATTTTCAAGCTGGTGGAGACCATCGCCCCATCCCGCTACCCGGTGCTCATCACCGGCGAAACCGGGGTCGGCAAGGAGTTGATCGCCCGGGCCATCCACAAGGCCAGCGGCCTGCAGGGCAGTTTCACCCCCCTGAACGTGGCCGGGCTCGACGCCCATATGTTCGAGGATACACTCTTCGGCCACAAACGGGGCGCGTTCACCGGCGCCAACGAGCTTCGCCAGGGGTTGATCGCCAAGGCCCAGGGGGGAACCCTGTTCCTCGACGAGATCGGCGATCTGGCTCCCGAATCCCAGATCAAGCTGCTGCGGCTCCTGCAGGAGAACGAGTACTACCGCCTCGGCTCGGATGTCCTCCTGAAAAGCGACACCCGGATCATCGTCGCCTCCAACCGGGATTTCAAGAAGCTGGTCGCCGAGGGACAGTTCAGGGAAGATCTCTACCACCGGATCTGCTACCACAAACTGCACATCCCCCCCCTGCGGGAACGGCGCGAGGATATCCTGCCCCTGGTCAACCATTATATCAACGTGGCGGCCAAGGCCATGGGCAAGAGGGCTCCCAGGATCGCCGCGGAACTGCGCTGGCTGCTGGAAGACTACGAATATCCCGGCAATGTCAGGGAACTCATCAACAAGGTGAGCAGCGCGGTCGTCGTCAACAAGACCGGCCTCTTGGTGCAGGGCGACTTCCCGGACCTGGCGGTCAAGTCCAGAACCATGATCGATGCCGGAACCAAGGTTGCCAACAGCCAGTTCAGCCTGCATGTGGTCTTCCCCACGTTTCCCTCCATGGGACAGATCGAGAAACTGATGTTCGAAGAGGCCCTGAAGGTTACGGGAGGCAAGAAGGGGCCGGCCGCCGACCTGCTGGGCGTGTGCCGCCAGACGGTGCAGAAAAAGCTTACCGAACTGGAAAAGATGAACTGA
- a CDS encoding sensor histidine kinase: MTKAAEVIARCSERIEKVVQDMRAYNVGGQGDAKDRVDLNQVVADALTIIRAHGRHGNITIQKEPCPELPPVTGNRYQLEQVIINLILNSIQAIPESRDGVITITTGHDRMKGMVSLVVRDDGKGIQPDIMGRLMEPFFSTRMESGGSGLGLYISNFIVTEHRGQLVFESEPDKGTTVTISIPAADDAPSPGPDAPPGPQAA, encoded by the coding sequence GTGACCAAGGCGGCGGAGGTCATCGCCCGCTGCTCGGAACGCATCGAAAAGGTCGTGCAGGATATGCGGGCCTACAACGTGGGCGGCCAGGGCGACGCCAAGGACCGGGTGGACCTGAACCAGGTGGTCGCCGACGCCCTGACCATTATCCGCGCCCACGGACGCCACGGCAACATCACCATCCAGAAGGAGCCCTGCCCGGAACTCCCCCCGGTGACCGGCAACCGCTACCAACTGGAGCAGGTGATCATCAACCTGATCCTGAACAGCATCCAGGCCATCCCGGAATCACGGGACGGCGTCATAACGATCACCACGGGCCATGACCGCATGAAGGGGATGGTTTCCCTCGTCGTAAGGGATGACGGGAAGGGGATTCAGCCGGACATCATGGGCCGCCTCATGGAGCCGTTCTTCTCGACCCGCATGGAAAGCGGCGGCAGCGGCCTCGGCCTGTACATATCGAACTTCATCGTGACCGAACACCGGGGGCAGCTGGTGTTCGAATCGGAACCGGACAAGGGCACGACCGTCACCATCAGCATACCCGCCGCAGACGACGCCCCAAGCCCCGGCCCCGACGCGCCGCCCGGCCCCCAGGCCGCCTGA
- a CDS encoding ABC transporter substrate-binding protein translates to MRILTAFIFSFALLLPLAADAYDVLVLQSRRDPAFEEALAGFRANRRLSERVVVLADYADVDISRIVREDQPALVLALGDRALEAARKLRQTPVIALISLGIHNRHAGHANLTGIGMFAPPERYLSLFQGMKKRHVGLIYHPAKSGWYVQQARQAAQRMGIELVVREVSTPRDTQAQLAGLAGRVDALWMLPDTTAVARETVEAYFRFSQEHNVPVVSFASAYLGLGAAAVLEIDRSELGRQAGDMGSAILKGADASDIPLAYPRRVQLKTNPSVLKHLGISAERAMLNQRE, encoded by the coding sequence TTGAGGATACTGACCGCCTTCATATTCTCATTCGCCCTGCTGCTTCCCCTGGCGGCCGACGCCTACGACGTGCTGGTGCTCCAGAGCCGCCGCGATCCGGCCTTCGAGGAGGCCCTTGCCGGATTCCGCGCCAACCGCAGATTGTCGGAGCGGGTGGTCGTGCTCGCCGATTACGCCGACGTGGACATTAGCCGCATCGTCCGCGAAGACCAGCCCGCCCTGGTCCTGGCCCTGGGAGACCGGGCCCTGGAAGCGGCCCGCAAACTGCGCCAGACCCCGGTCATCGCCCTGATCTCCCTCGGCATCCACAACCGCCACGCTGGCCACGCCAATCTGACCGGCATCGGCATGTTCGCGCCGCCGGAGCGCTACCTTTCCCTGTTCCAGGGGATGAAAAAACGCCACGTGGGGCTGATCTACCATCCCGCCAAGAGCGGCTGGTACGTGCAACAGGCCCGCCAGGCGGCCCAGCGCATGGGGATCGAGCTGGTGGTGCGCGAGGTTTCCACCCCGCGGGACACCCAGGCCCAGCTTGCGGGCCTGGCCGGCAGGGTCGATGCGCTCTGGATGCTGCCCGACACCACGGCCGTGGCCCGGGAGACGGTGGAGGCCTACTTCCGCTTTTCCCAGGAGCACAACGTGCCGGTCGTCTCCTTTGCCAGCGCCTATCTGGGCCTGGGGGCGGCGGCGGTCCTGGAGATCGACCGCTCGGAACTGGGCAGGCAGGCGGGCGACATGGGATCGGCCATCCTCAAGGGGGCCGACGCCTCGGACATCCCGCTGGCCTACCCGCGCCGGGTTCAGCTCAAAACCAATCCGAGCGTCCTGAAACACCTGGGCATATCGGCCGAACGGGCCATGTTGAACCAACGAGAATAA
- a CDS encoding TonB-dependent siderophore receptor, translating to MNKHLNIQTLSKLLDIQSLFLLISRARNPNMSLVKPQHTISTFLVFLCLVLGALPYLAWGEEPDETLGLFSAWQEEASTASRAPKPLSQTAENVTVITSADIEAINAHTLADVLATIPGIQTQQRGGPGGQSFTLIQSSDYNHVLVLVDGVAINTSGNFADTALIPARVIERIEIVKGAGSSSWGQALGGVISVTTHSPEQGRKLGGTADASLGERGTTDTGLSLSGNGGPVGYYLSGGYLGSGGLLSYHSVYSRNIFGRLTWDIPGQGQMWGNISYIKTDNRGDLYVPEADSQEKENAKQLTASVGLHKALTGAIDFEAVVRHLNHGSDYLSSAISTGAADPQRSFRDRVYGGEIKLTWREENNLLVIGGVYEQTEADLAYGSNTSFVKIKHHGFYLNDTLNIGTVSIIPGARFDRTTGRTDTFSPSLGLVWRLTEGTLLRGYTGLGYSLRDIANTNVERIWTTQIGIESQSVPYLWLKGTLFRNQKWDIQTYNFATNSYYAEKQVALGTEIEARTIPVWNTSLGAGYTFTETTRSLDGSQVYGLPRHTVQLSLHYDDTTFRGVLTGRHIWWNQDPSYLARYYGLVWDLHLGATIFKRERNAVEVFFSGHNLFNGAQFNDSYTPNPSRWFEGGMRVRF from the coding sequence ATGAACAAACATTTAAATATACAGACGCTTTCCAAGTTACTGGACATTCAGTCTTTGTTTCTGTTAATATCCCGCGCACGGAATCCTAACATGTCACTCGTCAAACCTCAACATACCATCAGCACCTTTTTGGTGTTTCTTTGCCTGGTTCTCGGCGCCCTCCCCTACCTAGCATGGGGGGAAGAACCGGACGAGACCCTGGGGCTCTTCAGCGCCTGGCAGGAAGAGGCGTCCACTGCCTCCCGCGCCCCCAAGCCGCTCTCCCAGACCGCCGAAAACGTCACCGTCATTACCAGCGCTGATATCGAGGCCATCAATGCCCACACCCTGGCCGATGTACTTGCCACCATTCCCGGCATTCAGACACAGCAACGGGGCGGTCCCGGTGGACAATCCTTCACGTTAATTCAAAGTTCCGACTACAACCACGTATTGGTGCTGGTGGATGGCGTAGCTATCAACACCAGCGGCAACTTTGCCGACACGGCGTTGATCCCTGCTCGGGTTATCGAGCGGATTGAGATCGTCAAAGGAGCAGGTTCATCGTCCTGGGGCCAAGCATTGGGCGGGGTAATCAGCGTCACCACCCACTCCCCGGAACAGGGACGTAAGCTGGGGGGAACGGCAGATGCTTCCCTGGGTGAGCGAGGGACCACCGATACCGGCCTTTCCCTCTCCGGCAACGGCGGGCCGGTGGGGTATTACCTGTCCGGCGGCTACCTCGGGTCCGGCGGCCTTCTTTCCTACCACAGCGTTTACAGCCGCAATATTTTCGGCCGCCTTACTTGGGACATTCCGGGCCAGGGACAGATGTGGGGGAATATCAGCTACATCAAGACTGACAACCGGGGTGACCTCTATGTGCCCGAGGCCGATTCCCAGGAAAAAGAAAACGCCAAACAACTCACCGCTTCTGTCGGACTGCACAAAGCCCTGACGGGTGCCATTGATTTCGAGGCTGTTGTCCGTCATTTAAACCATGGTTCCGACTATCTTTCCAGCGCCATCAGCACCGGTGCAGCAGACCCCCAACGCAGTTTTCGCGACCGGGTCTACGGCGGCGAGATTAAACTTACTTGGCGCGAAGAGAACAACCTGCTGGTCATAGGGGGAGTGTACGAACAGACCGAGGCGGATCTAGCCTACGGCAGCAATACCAGCTTTGTCAAAATCAAACACCATGGTTTCTATCTCAACGATACGCTCAACATAGGAACTGTCTCTATCATTCCCGGCGCCCGTTTCGACCGGACCACAGGGCGCACGGATACTTTCAGCCCATCACTCGGCCTCGTTTGGCGACTTACGGAAGGAACTCTACTGCGCGGGTACACCGGATTGGGGTACAGCCTGCGGGATATTGCCAATACCAATGTGGAGCGGATCTGGACCACACAGATCGGCATCGAGAGCCAGTCGGTACCCTACCTCTGGCTGAAGGGCACCCTGTTCCGCAACCAGAAATGGGACATCCAAACCTACAACTTCGCCACGAATTCATATTACGCGGAAAAACAGGTTGCCTTAGGGACCGAAATCGAAGCCCGCACCATTCCAGTCTGGAACACCTCACTGGGGGCCGGCTACACCTTTACCGAAACCACCCGTAGCCTCGACGGTTCCCAGGTATACGGCCTGCCGCGCCATACCGTCCAACTGTCCCTGCATTACGACGATACGACATTCCGCGGTGTGCTGACCGGCCGCCATATCTGGTGGAACCAGGACCCGTCCTATCTGGCCCGTTATTATGGGCTGGTGTGGGATCTCCATCTGGGAGCAACAATCTTTAAGCGTGAAAGAAATGCCGTGGAGGTGTTCTTCTCAGGACACAACCTGTTCAATGGCGCCCAGTTCAACGACAGTTATACTCCCAATCCTTCCCGCTGGTTCGAGGGCGGCATGAGGGTGCGCTTTTGA
- the gptM gene encoding geopeptide radical SAM maturase — protein MELTHYLKTYPCADKPGRVLAVATRRCAVLELSEGLLEKARTGDLGERERDTLARLGVLVPDRAGEREEMRRTFETINGENRHFAALVTLTLECNLACGYCFEDPFRGRFVMADDTAGMLVQRLTEQMAAGRDVTVDFYGGEALMALPLLQRIAGRLGEAARTAGVVFRFNIISNATLLTRPVVQELLPLGLAAVKLTLDGPRDIHDRQRPFVSGKGSFDTIVANIGAVHDLVPVDLGGNYTRDNYRRFPEMLDYLTAQGIAPEKLKTVGFAPVIPKADGTVSGDFGTACASTSEPWMIEASLFLRQETIRRGFPVPKLRAAACMIEFEHDLVVAYDGSLYKCPAFMGREELRIGSLAEGVGDYAASHNLDVWKNDECLECAYLPICFGGCRFLSLLRSGAIEGVDCRRAYLDTALEQLVRQDLAMGRPKTESRC, from the coding sequence ATGGAACTGACACACTATCTGAAAACCTATCCCTGTGCCGACAAACCGGGCCGGGTATTGGCCGTGGCCACCCGGCGCTGCGCGGTGCTGGAACTGTCCGAAGGCCTTCTGGAAAAGGCCCGCACGGGTGACCTGGGGGAGCGGGAGCGGGACACCCTGGCGCGCCTGGGGGTGCTGGTGCCGGACCGGGCCGGGGAGCGGGAGGAGATGCGGCGGACCTTCGAGACCATCAATGGGGAAAACCGCCACTTCGCCGCCCTGGTGACCCTGACCCTGGAGTGCAACCTGGCCTGCGGCTACTGCTTCGAAGACCCCTTCCGGGGGCGGTTCGTCATGGCGGACGATACCGCCGGGATGCTGGTGCAGCGCCTGACGGAACAGATGGCGGCGGGGCGGGACGTGACCGTGGATTTCTACGGCGGCGAGGCCCTGATGGCCCTGCCGCTTTTGCAGCGCATCGCCGGCCGCCTGGGGGAGGCGGCCCGGACAGCGGGTGTGGTTTTCAGGTTCAACATCATCAGCAACGCCACCCTGCTGACCCGGCCGGTGGTGCAGGAACTTCTCCCCCTGGGGCTGGCCGCCGTGAAACTGACCCTGGACGGCCCCCGGGACATCCACGACCGGCAGCGCCCCTTTGTCTCCGGCAAGGGGAGTTTCGACACCATCGTGGCCAACATCGGGGCGGTCCACGACCTGGTGCCGGTGGACCTGGGTGGGAACTACACCCGCGACAACTATCGGCGGTTCCCGGAGATGCTGGATTATCTCACGGCCCAGGGGATCGCCCCGGAGAAGCTGAAGACCGTGGGCTTTGCACCGGTCATCCCCAAGGCGGACGGTACCGTTTCCGGGGATTTCGGCACCGCCTGCGCCTCCACCAGCGAACCCTGGATGATCGAGGCCAGCCTGTTCCTGCGGCAGGAGACGATACGGCGGGGCTTCCCGGTGCCCAAGCTCAGGGCGGCCGCCTGCATGATCGAATTCGAGCACGACCTGGTGGTGGCCTATGACGGCTCCCTCTACAAATGCCCCGCTTTCATGGGGCGGGAGGAGTTGCGGATCGGCTCCCTGGCCGAGGGGGTAGGGGATTACGCCGCGTCCCACAACCTGGATGTGTGGAAGAACGACGAATGCCTGGAGTGCGCTTACCTGCCCATCTGCTTCGGCGGCTGCCGTTTCCTGAGCCTGCTGCGCTCCGGCGCCATCGAGGGTGTGGACTGTCGCCGTGCCTACCTGGATACGGCCCTGGAACAGCTCGTGCGCCAGGATCTGGCCATGGGACGGCCAAAGACCGAGAGCCGATGTTAA